A window from Candidatus Hydrogenedens sp. encodes these proteins:
- a CDS encoding GntR family transcriptional regulator, translated as MIRINTQDGTPIYIQIVRQFKYLIATGSLKDGDELPPVRTLAQQLLINPNTVAKAYRELESQGMIYTRPGAGTYVAPKRILFSDEERYRIVYEHIDSLLVVAKHLNFSLKKLLDLIQIRAEQIKLNIEEEKDHD; from the coding sequence ATGATTCGGATTAATACTCAAGATGGAACGCCGATATATATTCAGATTGTTCGGCAGTTCAAATATCTAATTGCAACAGGTTCTTTGAAGGATGGAGATGAGTTGCCTCCTGTCCGCACATTGGCACAACAATTATTAATAAATCCTAATACGGTAGCGAAGGCATATCGGGAACTTGAAAGTCAAGGAATGATTTATACGCGTCCTGGTGCGGGTACCTATGTGGCTCCTAAACGAATTTTGTTTTCGGATGAGGAACGATACCGCATTGTTTATGAACATATAGATTCATTATTGGTTGTAGCAAAACACCTTAACTTTTCATTAAAAAAGTTATTAGATCTTATACAAATCCGTGCAGAACAAATAAAACTGAATATAGAAGAGGAGAAAGACCATGACTAA
- a CDS encoding ABC transporter ATP-binding protein — MTNQIKQQKDSVIVRTENLCKHFGKKCALDDVTIEVSQGRVFGLVGENGAGKTTLIHHILGTYTAEKGSVSVFGLNPVKYSKEVLSRIGYLSETRDLPRWMSIQQLIRYMAAFYPNWDMSYSNQLLEQFELDPKRKIRALSRGELARTGLLVALSHRPELLLLDEPSSGLDPVARMDILSAVVRSVAEEGRTVLFSSHLLDEVERVSDDVCMLHHGRIVMNGSLEEIKSRHHLLELKTNSSKLNFENIPGVIRINAMGHGYRVLYRGNEKEGKEQIEQQGGEIINIAVPSLEEIFIAYVKKQYKE; from the coding sequence ATGACTAATCAAATCAAACAACAAAAAGATTCTGTTATTGTTAGAACCGAAAACTTGTGTAAGCATTTTGGGAAAAAGTGTGCGTTGGATGATGTAACTATAGAAGTGTCGCAGGGACGCGTATTTGGATTGGTAGGAGAGAATGGAGCGGGTAAGACGACTCTGATACATCATATCTTAGGTACTTATACAGCAGAGAAAGGTTCTGTCTCGGTTTTTGGTTTAAATCCGGTGAAGTATTCGAAAGAGGTATTAAGTCGCATTGGCTACCTGTCCGAAACACGCGACCTCCCCCGATGGATGAGTATTCAGCAGTTAATCCGATATATGGCTGCCTTTTATCCCAATTGGGATATGTCCTATTCAAACCAGTTATTGGAACAGTTTGAATTAGACCCGAAGCGTAAGATACGGGCATTATCGCGGGGAGAATTGGCACGAACGGGGTTGCTGGTAGCATTATCGCATCGTCCAGAGTTGCTGTTATTGGATGAACCATCATCAGGCTTGGACCCAGTAGCAAGGATGGATATTTTGTCAGCCGTGGTTCGTTCCGTAGCGGAAGAAGGAAGGACTGTTTTATTTTCTTCCCATTTATTAGATGAGGTCGAGCGGGTTTCAGACGATGTATGCATGCTTCATCACGGCAGGATTGTTATGAACGGCAGTCTGGAAGAGATAAAATCCCGACACCATTTGTTGGAACTGAAAACGAATAGCAGTAAATTGAATTTTGAAAATATTCCCGGTGTGATACGAATAAACGCAATGGGTCATGGGTATCGGGTGTTGTATAGAGGGAATGAAAAAGAAGGGAAAGAGCAAATAGAACAACAAGGTGGAGAAATAATTAATATCGCTGTTCCGTCGCTGGAGGAAATTTTTATTGCTTATGTGAAAAAACAATATAAGGAGTAA